One segment of Carassius auratus strain Wakin chromosome 2, ASM336829v1, whole genome shotgun sequence DNA contains the following:
- the LOC113113544 gene encoding uncharacterized protein LOC113113544, whose translation MKTVAPGLSRQGFLRLLEQRTEQFGRSGKIHGDAFQRSFVEYTFCQFLCEKMANVEHFTCPACTPNMLAVSADGNRKLYRFQHSKGSEEPYFEGIFIAKDVDVSSFVEEIRSKAKSTPGKGTCGAPQWSAARETARRASKLDEEGLEKELQAATNIHFYCTDISCKYWPYLQKMSVSMPELSPLLQMRPFLSVMHAKAHSTKCEIVWSGRNQEGAGATAGEEVEMVNSLLSRCALTTKYMTKSESIDVRQDDQHILQRSIEHICMGVYQKKASLYNQTDRNKIRQMQRRKLGDEKRKLFEAIKRYNEQVPEKEGINEQMVESRLSMVGHGSGEDSLIWPWEVHSTESTNILTKKKIFDAYMSKMRLQKEKILILREMRQHCTYLRGLADGIRKLIAEMSGGNRGSLTDEGHCGLQCLLKERLADVEEKIQVVSSRYSLALGPLFPEDWSEEIPEIPDENKGLEYESSEYSDLEDV comes from the exons ATGAAAACCGTTGCTCCGGGTTTGTCAAGACAAGGCTTTTTGCGGTTGTTAGAGCAGAGGACAGAGCAGTTTGGAAGG AGCGGTAAAATACATGGAGATGCATTTCAAAGGAGCTTTGTGGAATACACTTTCTGCCAGTTTTTATGTGAGAAAATGGCAAATGTGGAGCACTTCACCTGCCCAGCATGTACACCCAACATGCTTGCAGTTTCTGCAGACGGCAACAGAAAACTGTACAGGTTTCAACACTCTAAAGG GTCAGAGGAACCATACTTTGAGGGCATCTTCATTGCCAAAGATGTGGACGTATCCTCTTTCGTTGAAGAAATCAGGAGTAAAGCGAAAAGT acTCCAGGAAAAGGCACTTGTGGTGCTCCTCAGTGGTCTGCTGCCAGGGAGACTGCCAGAAGAGCTAGCAAACTTGATGAAGAGGGTCTTGAG AAGGAGCTTCAGGCAGCCACAAACATACATTTCTACTGCACTGACATCTCATGCAAGTACTGGCCCTATCTTCAGAAGATGTCAGTCTCTATGCCTGAACTGAGCCCTCTTCTTCAAATGAGACCATTTCTGTCAGTCATGCACGCCAAGGCCCATTCAACTAAGTGTGAG ATTGTCTGGAGTGGTAGGAATCAGGAGGGTGCTGGCGCAACTGCAGGGGAAGAGGTGGAAATGGTGAACAGTCTCCTCTCTCGTTGTGCTCTCACAACGAAGTACATGACCAAATCTG AATCTATAGATGTCAGACAGGATGACCAGCATATCCTTCAGCGGTCGATAGAGCACATATGTATGGGTGTCTATCAAAAAAAAGCAAGCCTTTATAATCAGACAG ACCGCAACAAGATTCGACAAATGCAGCGACGGAAACTGGGGGACGAGAAAAGGAAACTCTTTGAAGCAATCAAACGATACAATGAGCAGGTGCCAGAGAAGGAGGGCATAAATGAGCAGATGGTGGAGAGCCGACTCTCTATGGTGGGCCATGGCAGTGGGGAGGACAGTCTAATATGGCCATGGGAGGTTCACAGCACTG AATCCACAAACATCCTCACTAAGAAGAAGATTTTCGATGCATACATGTCAAAGATGCGGCTGCAAAAAGAGAAGATCCTAATTCTTAGGGAGATGAGACAGCACTGCACCTACCTCAGAGGGCTGGCTGATGGCATTAGGAAGCTGATTGCAGAAATGTCTGGAGGAAACCGTG GCAGTTTAACTGACGAGGGGCATTGTGGGCTACAGTGTCTTCTAAAGGAAAGGCTTGCTGATGTGGAGGAGAAGATTCAAGTCGTTTCCTCAAGATACAGCTTGGCTTTAGGACCTCTATTCCCTGAAGACTGGTCCGAGGAGATACCGGAGATACCGGATGAGAATAAAGGACTTGAATACGAGAGCTCAGAGTACAGTGATTTGGAAGATGTCTAA
- the LOC113113541 gene encoding uncharacterized protein LOC113113541, producing the protein MVQYCCIVNCLNRSHDRQGKRLANHISFYHFPTWKKTQGDLVSEITKERRMAWVAAVRRKTITFDNISTSMLVCSRHFHKGKPAYEMLQCDPDWAPSLHLGHKGISGNPDRYQRRIQRQQAAVVSPFTTPSAATSDDACCVTPVDTSNDPPVDTPMADDTPADSGEQQECIFCEQRQAEINRLLEENRQLKEEISKKNFDERFLEGNDIKVKYYTGLPCFAVLMGVLAQLLPCLQTGRKLSPFQMVLLTLMRLRLNLPIQHVAHLFGLDRKTVSVTFRDTIAVMFSHLRPLVHWPERHCLRGTMPHQFVEAFGDRVAVIVDCFEIGIERASNLKARAQTFSHYKHKHTLKYLIGITPQGAISFISKGWGGRVSDKQVTEDSGILNHLLPGDLVLADRGFDIRDSVGLMCAEVKTPAFTRGQCQLDAKDVEDTRKIAHLRVHVERVIGCVRGKYCILNDTIPLSMVVPCEGENTVLLDKIVCVCCALTNMCPSVVMKP; encoded by the exons atggttcagtattgctgcATTGTAAACTGCCTTAATCGGTctcatgatcgacagggcaagCGTCTCGCGAATCATATTAGTTTTTAccattttcctacttggaaaaaaacacaaggagacttggtgtctgaaatcaccaaggAGCGTCGGATGGCTTGGGTCGCCGCTGTACGGAGGaaaaccatcaccttcgataatatttCCACATCCATGCTTGTTTGCTCACGGCACTTTCACAAAG GCAAGCCAGCATATGAAATGTTGCAGTGCGACCCTGATTGGGCACCGTCTCTACACCTTGGTCACAAAGGGATCAGTGGAAATCCTGACAGATATCAGCGGAGGATTCAACGGCAGCAAGCTGCAGTTGTGTCACCTTTTACCACACCTTCTGCCGCCACATCTGATGATGCTTGCTGTGTCACACCtgttgacacatccaatgacccACCTGTTGACACACCGATGGCCGATGACACACCCGCTGACTCTGGGGAACAACAAGAGTGCATCTTTTGTGAGCAGAGGCAAGCTGAGATCAACCGTTTGCTAGAGGAAAACAGACAACTGAAAGAAGAGATCTCCAAGAAGAATTTTGATGAGCGCTTCCTTGAAGGCAATGACATAAAGGTGAAATACTACACTGGTCTGCCTTGCTTCGCTGTTTTGATGGGTGTGCTGGCGCAGCTCCTTCCATGCCTACAGACAGGTCGAAAACTTTCACCTTTTCAGATGGTCCTTTTAACTTTGATGCGGCTGAGGCTGAACCTGCCAATTCAACATGTAGCACATCTATTTGGCTTAGACAGGAAGACAGTCTCAGTTACTTTCAGAGACACCATAGCAGTAATGTTTTCACATTTAAGGCCACTGGTGCACTGGCCAGAGAGGCATTGTCTGCGAGGTACCATGCCACATCAGTTTGTGGAGGCTTTTGGGGATCGTGTAGCAGTTATTGTGGACTGTTTCGAGATTGGCATTGAGAGGGCATCCAATCTTAAAGCTAGGGCACAAACATTTTCCCActacaagcacaaacacacactgaaataCCTTATCGGCATTACACCACAGGGAGCAATATCTTTCATTTCAAAAGGGTGGGGTGGTCGCGTGAGTGACAAACAGGTAACAGAGGACAGTGGTATTCTTAATCATCTGCTTCCTGGAGACTTGGTGCTGGCGGATCGTGGGTTTGACATCAGGGACAGCGTTGGACTTATGTGTGCTGAAGTAAAAACACCCGCCTTCACACGAGGCCAATGTCAGTTGGATGCAAAGGACGTGGAAGACACCAGGAAGATAGCGCACCTCAGGGTTCATGTGGAGAGGGTAATTGGTTGTGTTCGTGGAAAGTACTGCATATTGAACGACACAATTCCACTAAGCATGGTGGTTCCCTGTGAAGGCGAAAACACGGTCTTACTAGACAAAATTGTGTGCGTGTGCTGTGCTCTGACGAATATGTGCCCCAGTGTTGTTATGAAACCATAA